The sequence CCGGAGCAAGCCGGCGCTCTCGGCGCTGCTTTCCCTGATGGAGGGTATTCCGCTGGCGATCGCGCTGCTCGCACACGCGACCCACGGAAACGACCTCATCAACCTGAAGGACGAGTGGGAGGCGCGCCGCACGGCGGTGCTGGAGCGCGACGGCGGAGCGCACGATCGGCTCCGGAGCTGGAAGGCGTCGCTGGAGCTTTCGATCGGCTCGCCGCGGATGACAGCCGGCGCGCGTCGGCTGCTCTCGGTGCTGGCGGTGCTGCCGGACGGAATCGCGCAGCGGGATCTCGCGGTGCTCCTGCCGGGAATGGGACCGGCGGCGGCGCGCGCGCTGGCGCAGGTGGGGCTGGCCTACTTCGAGGGCGGCCGGCTCAAGATGCTCTCGCCGGTGCGCGAGTACGTGGCAGCGGAGTACCCGCCGATCGTGGAGGACCTAGGGCGGGCGATGGAGCACTATGAGGACCTCACGTGCACGCTCGGGCCAGTGCCGGGGAGCCGCGGCGGCACAGAGGCGGCGGCGCGGCTCGCGCCGGAGACAGCGAACCTGGATTCGGTGATCCGACGCGGGCTCACGGAGGTCGAAGCGGGGCGATGGATCGACGCGGCGGCGGCGCTGACCAACTTCGCGCGTTTTTCCGGGCATGCGGCTTCATTGCCCCTTGGCCGGGCGCTGGAGGTGGCGCAGCGCACCGGGGACGGACGGCGAGAGGCGCTGTGCGCCCAGAGCCTTGGAGACGTCGCGCTCTCACGCTCTCAGCACGACGAGGCGAGAGCGCGCTACCAGCAAGCCCTGCCGCTCTATCGGCAGGTGGGGGATGTGTTCGGTGAGGCCGACTGCATCAAGAGCCTCGGAGACATCGCGCTGAGACGTTCGCAGCACGACGAGGCGAGGACGCGCTACCAGCAAGCCCTGCCGCTCTACCGGCAGGTGGGGGATGTGCTCGGTGAGGCCGATTGCATCAAGAGCCTCGGAGACATCGCAGTGAGACGTTCGCAGCACGACGAGGCGAGAGCGCGCTACCAGCAAGCCCTGCCGCTCTACCGGCAGGTGGGGGATGTGCTCGGTGAGGCCGACTGCATCAAGCGCCTTGGAAACCTCGCGCTCTTGCGTGCGCAGCACGACGAGGCGAGGACGCGCTACCAAGAAGTGCTGCCGCTCTACCGGCAGGTGGGGGATGTGCGCGGTGAGGCCAACTGCATCAAGAGCCTCGGAGACATCGCATTGAAACGTTCGCAGCACGACGAGGCGAGAGCGCGCTACCAGGAAGCGCTATGGCTCTACCGGCAGGTGGGGGCCGTGCTCGGTGAGGCCAACTGCATCCAGAGCCTTGGGCACGTCGCGCGGGAGCGTTCGATGCACGATGAGGCGAAGGCGCGGTACCAGGAGGCACTGCCTCTCTATCGGCAGGTGGGGTCTGTGCTCGGTGAGGCCGACTGTATCAAGAGCGTTGGAGACATCGCGCTGGAGCGTTCACAGCACGACGAGGCGAGGGCGCGCTACCAGGAAGTGCTGCCTCTCTATCGGCAGGTGGGGTCTGTGCGCGGTGAGGCCAACTGTATCAAGAGCGTTGGAGACATCGCGCTGGAACGTTCGCAGCACGACGAGGCGAGGGCGCGATACCAGGAGGCCCTGCCGCTCTACCGGCAGCTGGGGTCTGTGCACGGCGAGGCCAATTGCATCAAGAGCCTTGGAGACATCGCGCTGGAGCGCTCGCAGTACGACGAGGCGAGGGCGCGCTACCAGGAAGCGCTGCCGCTCCACCGGCAGGTGGGGTCTGTGCGCGGCGAAGCCGACTGTATCAGGCGCCTTGGAGAGATCGCGCAAGCCCACCGCGATGCCAGCGCAGCCCGTGCTCGCTACGAAGAAGCCCTCGCGCTGTACCAGCGCATCCCGGAGCCCTGCTCGATCGGCCGGACCCATCACCGTCTTGCCACCATCGCGCCCGACGCTGCCACCCAGCGCCAGCATGTCGAGGCTGCGCGCAGCGCATGGCAAAGGATCGATCGGACAGACCTGATCGCTCGTTTGGACCAAGACTTCCCCTCCTGAGCTCTGGCGACGCCGCACGGTCGTCCGGGAGCGAGCGTACCAGCGGTAACTCCTCGCTCGCGTGGCCAACCTCGGCCTTTCGTGGATCGACCTGAGCTACGGCTGCTGGCGTCTCGAGGGCGGAGCCTTCCCCGGCCGACCCGGACGTCGCCCGTCCTCTTGGGCCTGGGCGTACGGCGTCGGGCTCCGCGTCGGCACCCACCGGGCTCGGCTCTGCCGCAGCCGGCGCCTCCGCCGCCTGGCCCCGCGCCGCCGCCGGCCGCCAAGCCTCGATGGGCGCGAGCAGCTGCTGCGCGATCTCCGGCGTCCCGGGGCGCCCGCCGCTCGCGACCGAGCGCCGAGAGAAATCGTTAATGCCGCCATCTGCCTGAAAGCCCGCAGCGTCCCCTTGAAACCGGCTCCACCACGCGCGGCGTCACCACGAATGCGGACGGTGACGGCGCGAAGGCGCTGCTCGAGCCCGCCCCAGACGATATGACCGCCGGACCCGTAGCCCGCGTCACGTACCCGGCCGTTCACCCCACGGCGCGTGCCCTACCGTTCACTGTGCGCCGTGTACCCCGCTGTTCACTGCCCATCGCGTATCCCGTTGTTCACTACGCGTTGTGTACCCCGCTGTTCACTGCCCATCGCGTATCCCGCTGTTCACTGCGCGCCGTGTACCCGCTGTTCACTGCGTGTCACGTATCCCGTTGTTCACTGCGCATCACGGCGTCACGGCGTCACGGCGCCGTGCAACAGAAACAGCTGCACGCGAGCGCACACCAGCGAACCAAAAACCTCTCACGGTTGTTGTATGTTGTCTAAACTAAGAATATAAGAAGAATCATGCGATACTTCCATACGAGCGCTGCTGGCGCTTGCCTCTCTCTCCTCGTGCTCGCAGGGATCCCCGGAACGGCGTTCGGGGCACCGACCGCGATCACGTTCACCATCAACCACGCCGATTGCGGCGCCGGCGCGTTCTCGCTGTACCTGAATGGGGTCCACCTCGACACGGTCGCGAGCACCAACGGCTGCGATTGCAATACGGCGACGCTCCAGAGGACGTTCACCGAGCCCGACGTCCTCGCCCTCTACAATCCCGCGGCATGCAATGATCTCCAGGTCGATGTCGTCGATGGCGGGTCGACGGCCGTCGGCTTCGCCCGTGTGTACGTCGAGGCGACCGAAGGAGCGTCGCTCCTCTGCCTGTACGATGCGGTCTCCGGCCCGATCCCCTGCGCGGATCGCGACGTCTGCGACGGCTACGAGATCGGGCTGTCGTCGCTCTCGAGCGACGACGGCGACGATATCGCCCCGGGCCTGGGCGCGGGCTGCGACAACTGCGCCAACCGCGACAACCCGGACCAGGCCGACGCGGACGGAGACGGGATCGGCGACGCCTGCGATCCTTGTCCGCTCGGCGATAGCGACGGCGATTCGTTCTGCGATGCGATCGACAACTGCGCCAGCGTCGCCAACTGGGACCAGACCGACAGCGACCTCGACGGGATCGGCGACGCCTGCGACAACTGCCCCGCTGCCGCGAATCCAGACCAGCTCGACAGCGATGCTGACGGCCTCGGGGACGCGTGCAAAGACGTGTGCGTCACCCTGCAGCGGGGCGTCTTCGGCGCGGTCGAGGACGCCGATATCTGGGAAGCCTTCCCTCGCTACAGCGACGGCCACATCCCGTACAACTACTCTGGCGACACCCGCGGCGCGCGCAAGCAGGCGCTCTATCGGTTCGGGCTCGACGGCATCCCCGCCGGGGCCACCGTCACGTCGGCAGAGTTCGGCGTCGTCGCCTTCGGATCGAGCGACCAGACCGTCCGCGCTCACCGGATCACCGCGCCGTGGCGCGAAGACACCGTGACCTGGCAGGACTTCGCCGCGAGCTACGACAAGGCCGCCGCGGCGGAGCTCACCTATGTCGGCCCCTATGCCATGAGCGCCGATCTGACCGGGCTCGTCCAGGCGTGGGTCGACGGCACGACCCCGAACTACGGCTTCCTCGTCGAGGAAGGTCCGGACGGGCGCACGTCGTACCGCTCGAGCGATCACCCGCTCCAGAGCGACCGCCCCTGGCTCGAGGTCTGTTATCTCGCCCGCTGATCCATTCCGCGCGGGGGCTCCTCCGCCCCATGACCCACGCCACGCAGCCGCTCCTCGGCGCTCCGATCCACGCCGCGCGGCCGCTCCTCCGCCCCGTCGTCCGCCGGGTAGGGCTTCCCGAGCGCCGCGGGAGGCGTCGCGTCGAACGCGCGCAGGAGCGGGCGGCGCGCGGCGCTGGGCAGCAGCGCGGAGGCGCGCTCCAGGAGCCCGCTCGAGGTGAGCCCGAGGACCGCGATCATCAGCGCGAACGGCGCCACGCTGAAGACCTGCGTCGGCACCGAGGGGAGCGCGCTCTGGCCGAGGCTCGCCGCCGACGAGAGCACCCCGAAGAGGTACGCGCCGAGCGCCGCCCGCACCGGATGGAAGCCGCCGAAGATCACGATCGCCAGCGCGATCCAGCCGTAGCCCGCCGTGTGGCGGTGGCTCCAGCCCGCCTTGAAATCGAGCGAGTACGCCGCGCCGGCGATGCCCACGAGCGCCCCGCCCACGAGCGTCGCCGCCGTGCGCACCCGCGTCACATGCGCCCCGCGCGCGTGCGCCGCCGCCGGCTGCTCGCCCACCGCGCGGAGGAGGAGCCCCGCGCGCGTGCGATAAAGGAAGAGCCACGCGCCGGCGACGAGGACGTAGCTGCCGTACACCACGGGATCGCTCTGGAACAGCAGCGGCCCCACGAGCGGCACGTCCCGCAGCACCGGGATCGACGCCGCCGACACCGTCGGGCCAGGGACGCGCACGTACGGGCCGCCGAGCACCGACGAGAGATCCGCGCAGAGCATCGCCAGGACGAAGCCGACCGCGATCTGGGAGCGGCCAAGGTAGATCCCGCCGATCGCCACGACGAGCGCGACGAGCGCCCCGGTCGCGGCCGCGGCGGCGAAGCCGGCGAGGACGCTCCCGGTCGACAGGGCGGCCGCGAAGCCGACCATCGCCGAGAGCATCATCGCGCCCTCGGCCGAGAGGTTGATGACCCCGGCCCGCTCGGTCAGCGTCTCGCCGACCGCCGCATAGACGAGCGGCGTCGACGCCGCGAGCGCGGTCGCGAGCAGCGAGAGGAGCTCGGCGCCGCCGTCGCTCATGAGGGCTGCTCCTCCCATCCGAGGCGTCGTTCCATCACGCCTGCCCCCATCGGCCTCGTCCCTTCGGGCCTCGTCCCATCAGGCCACCTCCGACCGGCCGCCGCCGCGCGCCGCCCTGGGAGACAGGAGCGCGAACAGGACGAGCGCGCCCTGGAGCACGCCCGCCAGCGAGGACTCCATCCCGAGGGTCATCGGGAGCTCCAGGCTGCCGACGTTGAGCGCGCTGAAGAACAGGGCGATCGGCGCGACGAGCGCGGCGCGCCGGCCGGCGAGCATCACAACGAGCAGCGAGAGGAAGCCGAGGCTGCTCGAGACGCTCGGGATGAGCCGGTGGAACGTGCCGAGCACCTGCAGCGCGCCGGCGACGCCGGCGAGCGCGCCGGAGACCGCGAACGCGAGCAGCACCTGCCGCGCCGCGAGCACGCCGAGCACCTCCGCGGCCGGCGGGCTCAGCCCCACCGCCCGCAGCCGGAGCCCGAGGTGGGTCCGCCCGAGCACGACGGCGGTCCCGAGGAGCGAGAGGACCCCGAGCAGGAGCGCGACGGGGCTCAGATCGGTGCCGCCCAGCGTGGAGAGCCAGAGCGCGCCGTCGAGCGGCTCGGTGCCGGCCATGGAGGCGACGCCGGGGCGCTTCCACGGGCCGAAGACGAGGTACAGGACCAGACCCTGGGCGACGAAGTTCATGCCGAGGCCCGCGAAGATCTCGCTCACCCGGACGCGCGTGTGCAGCGCGCCCGTGAGGGCGCCCCAGAGCACCCCGCCGAGCGCGCCCGCGCCGACGCAGAGCGCGACGACGGCCCCCGCCGGGAGGTGCGGCCACAGGGCGCGCGCCGCGCCCGTGGCGCAGACGGCGCCGAGGACGAACTGCCCCTCGACGCCGAGGTGGTACAGGCCGGCGCGGAACGTGAAGAGCAGGCCGCTCCCGCAGAGGAGCAGCGGCGCCAGCGTGGCGAGCACCCGCGCGGCGCGGTCCGTGGAGCCGAACGCGCCCTGCCACAGGCCCGCGGCCACCGCCGCCGGCGAGGCGCCGAGGAGCGCGCAGAGGCCCGCCACGAGCGCGAACGCCAGGGCGAGCGGCGCGAGGCGGAGGAGGAGGGAGACGGCCCCGCGGCGCGCGGCGGTCGCCGATCGTCGAGCGGCCGGATCGGAGCTCATCGGTCGGACCCCGCGGGCGCCGGGGGCGGCGCAGGTGCAGCGAGCGCCGAGGGCAGGGCGGCGTCGTCGAGCTCGCCGCCGATCATCCGCCCGAGCCGGTCCAGGGTGAGGTCGGCGGCGCCGACGGGCGGCGAGACGCGCCCGCCGCTGAACACGAGCACACGGTCGCTGTAGCGCATCAGCTCGTCGAGATCGGACGACGCGAACAGGAGCGCCGCGCCGGCACGGCACCGCGCGAGGAGCTGCTCCCAGACCCAGCGCGCCGACGCGATGTCGAGCCCCCGGGTCGGCTGCTCCAGGAGGAGCAGCGCGAGATCCGCGGGGAGGAGCGCGAGCTGGGTGCGCTGCTGATTGCCGCCGGAGAGCCGCTCGACGGGCGTGTCGGGCCGGCCCCGGATCCGGAGCGCCTCGATCGCCCGCTCGGCGGCGCGCCGGATCTCCCGCGGGCGCAGGAAGAGCCCGCGCCGCGGTGCGCGCAGCGCGACGTGCTCCTCGATG is a genomic window of Sorangium aterium containing:
- a CDS encoding tetratricopeptide repeat protein; the protein is MPKPVRLFISSAPEDAALRAEVEVHLRPIERIGLIEVWHDDRIAAGGEPAAEARAQIEAAEVVVLLVSPAFLASDRHFDEEAARALARRAAGEVVVVPVPVRPCDWGWTEFGKLAPLPEGGRPVEGWTVRDEAWTEVVRGLRAVVEGVMSRRAAPGGRSALAAGLPPAELCIGRGLEVEATVAALVREPPGRVLLLGAAGVGKSTVSLAVLHRPEVVARFGERRFFVRLDAAPDAESAAVALAGALRVPSGPDLWQRAMSFLAAGPAVLVLDNLETPWDGDDQPGTEALLAELAAVPHLSLMASVRGAGRPGRVTWNSPIELRPLRRAEAEAVFCAIAGEEHRSKPALSALLSLMEGIPLAIALLAHATHGNDLINLKDEWEARRTAVLERDGGAHDRLRSWKASLELSIGSPRMTAGARRLLSVLAVLPDGIAQRDLAVLLPGMGPAAARALAQVGLAYFEGGRLKMLSPVREYVAAEYPPIVEDLGRAMEHYEDLTCTLGPVPGSRGGTEAAARLAPETANLDSVIRRGLTEVEAGRWIDAAAALTNFARFSGHAASLPLGRALEVAQRTGDGRREALCAQSLGDVALSRSQHDEARARYQQALPLYRQVGDVFGEADCIKSLGDIALRRSQHDEARTRYQQALPLYRQVGDVLGEADCIKSLGDIAVRRSQHDEARARYQQALPLYRQVGDVLGEADCIKRLGNLALLRAQHDEARTRYQEVLPLYRQVGDVRGEANCIKSLGDIALKRSQHDEARARYQEALWLYRQVGAVLGEANCIQSLGHVARERSMHDEAKARYQEALPLYRQVGSVLGEADCIKSVGDIALERSQHDEARARYQEVLPLYRQVGSVRGEANCIKSVGDIALERSQHDEARARYQEALPLYRQLGSVHGEANCIKSLGDIALERSQYDEARARYQEALPLHRQVGSVRGEADCIRRLGEIAQAHRDASAARARYEEALALYQRIPEPCSIGRTHHRLATIAPDAATQRQHVEAARSAWQRIDRTDLIARLDQDFPS
- a CDS encoding DNRLRE domain-containing protein, which encodes MRYFHTSAAGACLSLLVLAGIPGTAFGAPTAITFTINHADCGAGAFSLYLNGVHLDTVASTNGCDCNTATLQRTFTEPDVLALYNPAACNDLQVDVVDGGSTAVGFARVYVEATEGASLLCLYDAVSGPIPCADRDVCDGYEIGLSSLSSDDGDDIAPGLGAGCDNCANRDNPDQADADGDGIGDACDPCPLGDSDGDSFCDAIDNCASVANWDQTDSDLDGIGDACDNCPAAANPDQLDSDADGLGDACKDVCVTLQRGVFGAVEDADIWEAFPRYSDGHIPYNYSGDTRGARKQALYRFGLDGIPAGATVTSAEFGVVAFGSSDQTVRAHRITAPWREDTVTWQDFAASYDKAAAAELTYVGPYAMSADLTGLVQAWVDGTTPNYGFLVEEGPDGRTSYRSSDHPLQSDRPWLEVCYLAR
- a CDS encoding ABC transporter permease, whose amino-acid sequence is MSDGGAELLSLLATALAASTPLVYAAVGETLTERAGVINLSAEGAMMLSAMVGFAAALSTGSVLAGFAAAAATGALVALVVAIGGIYLGRSQIAVGFVLAMLCADLSSVLGGPYVRVPGPTVSAASIPVLRDVPLVGPLLFQSDPVVYGSYVLVAGAWLFLYRTRAGLLLRAVGEQPAAAHARGAHVTRVRTAATLVGGALVGIAGAAYSLDFKAGWSHRHTAGYGWIALAIVIFGGFHPVRAALGAYLFGVLSSAASLGQSALPSVPTQVFSVAPFALMIAVLGLTSSGLLERASALLPSAARRPLLRAFDATPPAALGKPYPADDGAEERPRGVDRSAEERLRGVGHGAEEPPRGMDQRAR
- a CDS encoding ABC transporter permease; this encodes MSSDPAARRSATAARRGAVSLLLRLAPLALAFALVAGLCALLGASPAAVAAGLWQGAFGSTDRAARVLATLAPLLLCGSGLLFTFRAGLYHLGVEGQFVLGAVCATGAARALWPHLPAGAVVALCVGAGALGGVLWGALTGALHTRVRVSEIFAGLGMNFVAQGLVLYLVFGPWKRPGVASMAGTEPLDGALWLSTLGGTDLSPVALLLGVLSLLGTAVVLGRTHLGLRLRAVGLSPPAAEVLGVLAARQVLLAFAVSGALAGVAGALQVLGTFHRLIPSVSSSLGFLSLLVVMLAGRRAALVAPIALFFSALNVGSLELPMTLGMESSLAGVLQGALVLFALLSPRAARGGGRSEVA